DNA from Helcococcus ovis:
ATGGATATTTGATAATAGCTATAATTCATGGTATTACTTAAATAAAGACGGTTCATATGCAAAAAATAAATGGCAAGGAATCTATTATTTAAAGAATGACGGTAAGATGGCAAAATCAGAATGGATATTTGATAATAGCTATAATTCATGGTATTACTTAAATAAAGACGGTTCATATGCAAAAAATAAATGGCAAGGAATCTATTATTTAAAGAATGACGGTAAGATGGCAAAATCAGAATGGATATTTGATAATAGCTATAATTCATGGTATTACTTAAATAAAGACGGTTCATATGCAAAAAATAAATGGCAAGGGAACTATTATTTAAAAAATAACGGCAAGATGGCAAAATCAGAATGGATAGGAAAATATCATGTGGATAATTCCGGAAAATGGGATAAAACTAAATAATAATTTATTTAAAATTTAATTTGTTTATTATTAATGGGGCATTGCAAAATAACTTTTTTAGTTATTTTACAATAGCCCCTTTATTAAATTTGAATATATTCTATATTATTTTTTTCTAATAGTTCTATTGCATATTCATCCATTCTATATCCATGTCTGTAGTATATTTTAATTATACCAGCTTGAATTAGTGATTTTGTACAATTTAAGCATGGAAAATGCGTCACGTAACAAGTTGTGTTTTTTACTGAAATCCCCTCTTTTGCACAATATAATAATGCATTCATTTCGGCGTGTATTGTTGCGATACAATGACCTTCTCTCATAACATGCCCGACCTCATCGCATTGAGGATTACCCGAAATTGATCCGTTATATCCCGTTGAAACAATTCTGTTATCCTTATTTACTAAAACACATCCAACGTATGCTCTATCACAAGTTCCTCTTTCAGATATACTTTCAGCTATATGCATAAAATATTCTTCCCAAGATGTTCTCATATTTCCTCCAAGTTTAATGAAAGTTTTCAAATATTAATTATTTCATATATTTTATCACATTTTTAGCGTTCTTAGTACAGGATATTACATTTTTAAATATATTATGTTATAATGTACGTATTAAATATTTATAAAAAAATATTTGGGGGTAAAATGAAGAAATTGAATAGGAAACAATTTATTGAAAATTTTAAATCAAATTTAGAACATAAATATGTAAAGAGTTTTGAAGATTCAACTAAATTTGAAAAATACCATGCTCTATCAGAAACAATTATGGATATGATTAGTAAAGATTGGTTGGAGACAAATAAAAAAAATAGAACTGAAAGAAATGCATTTTATTTTTCGGCTGAGTTTTTAATTGGTCGTTCATTAGGTAATAATTTATTAAATCTAGGTATTATTGATGAAGTAAAAGAAATATTGAAAGATTTAGATATTGATTTTGATGAAATTGAAGATGAAGAGGATGATGCAGCTTTAGGTAATGGAGGTTTAGGTAGACTTGCAGCTTGTTTCATGGAGTCAGGAGCAACAGAAGGGCTAAATTTACATGGATATGGAGTAAGATACTCTCAAGGTATTTTCAAACAAAGATTTGAAAATGGATTCCAATTAGAAGAGGGAGATTCTTGGGTAGCTAGAGGTGATTTTTGGTCGTTAAGAAAAGAAAGTGAATCACAAATTGTAAACTTTAGAAATTTTAAAGTGAAAGCGGTTCCATATGATGTTCCGGTTGTTGGATATAAAAATGGAGTAGTTAATACATTAAGATTGTGGCAATCAGAAGCTATCAAAAATGATGGATTTGATTTTCAGGATTTTAACGATTTTAGATATGATGAATCAGTTAGTGAAAAAAATAGAGCTGAAGATATAACAAGGGTATTGTATCCAAATGATAATATTAGACAAGGTAAATTATTGAGATTGTTACAACAATATTTCTTTGTATCGGCTTCATTACAAGAAATTGTACAAAAATATAAGAGATTGCACCCTGAAGATAAAAACTTTAGTCAGTTCCATAAATATCA
Protein-coding regions in this window:
- a CDS encoding deoxycytidylate deaminase; translation: MRTSWEEYFMHIAESISERGTCDRAYVGCVLVNKDNRIVSTGYNGSISGNPQCDEVGHVMREGHCIATIHAEMNALLYCAKEGISVKNTTCYVTHFPCLNCTKSLIQAGIIKIYYRHGYRMDEYAIELLEKNNIEYIQI